Genomic window (Ureibacillus composti):
GCAATTATTACAATGACTCTTGTGGCCATGGTTTCATTAGTTGAGTCTTCAGGTGTTTACTTTGCATTAAGCGATATTACAAAACAAAAAATAGATTCAAAGGATTTAGCTCGTGGGTATCGTTCTGAGGGGCTAGCTTCGATTATCGGTGGGATTTTCAATGCATTCCCTTATACGACGTTCTCTCAAAACGTTGGACTTTTAAAAATGACAGGTGTGAAAGAACGTAAAGTAATCTTTATTACTGGTGGTATGTTGGTAGCGCTTGGGTTCTTACCAAAAGTAGCAGCTCTAACAACAATCATCCCAACTGCTGTACTTGGTGGAGCGATGTTAGCCATGTTCGGTATGGTTGTAACGCAAGGAATTACAATGTTAGCACCACAAATTTCACTTTCTCCAGAAAACGCAATGATTGCAGCGATTTCAGTTGGACTTGGTGCTGGTGTTGCATTTGTGCCAAATATCTTTGCTGTATTACCACCTAGTCTATCAATTTTAACTTCAAACGGAATTGTATGTGGTTCAGTAACAGCTATCGTGTTAAACATCGTATTTAATATGATTGGAAAGAAACAAGAAGAACCGGTCCACAAGACACAAGCAGTAAGCGCAGAATCTTAGGGACATGAGGGACAGGTACCTCGTCCCGCTTTTAATATATTAAATTCAGTGATTTATTACTATACAATACTCAAAACATAAAAAGTGTTTCTAAAACTCAAGGCGGGTTTAGAAACACTTTTTTATTTTTGCCATGCTAATTTCCTTAAGTGCATTTTGAGCGGAGTTCATTGTTCAAAACCCCAATTCAAATTAGTTAAGCTATAATAATATGTTCGTTACCAAGTCTGTATGGGTCATTTCACTTTAACGCTTTAACGCTTTAACACTTCGTCCAACGTTGGTAAAGATTCGATGGCGCCCATTTTTTCGCAAACTATGGCACCTACTTTATTGCTGAATTGAATAATGTCTTTCCATTGCGATAAGGTCGCATTATGTGGATTTGACAGTGAACTTAATTGTAATAGGGCAGCACCGACAAAAGCATCCCCAGCACCGGTTGAATCAATAGCTTTAATTGAAATGCTTTCTATTAATAATGTATGTTCTCTATTTGAGAAATACGTCCCGTTTTTACTTAAAGTAACTGCAATGAACTTAGCACCTACTAAATGAAGCTGTGTAGTTGCCTTATTCAAATCTGATTCGTTTGTTAATAACATTAATTCCTCTTCACTAACTTTAAGAAAGTCACAATAAGCAATGCATTGTAATGTAAGCTCTACGAAGTCTCTCTCTTTTCCTTTCCATAAATCAGAACGGAAATTTGGATCGAAGGAAATAAAACAATTTTTTTGCTTTGCCACTTTTAGTACTTCAAAATATGTATGTTGGAAAGTACCCGGTAATAAGGCGGTAGCTGAACCGAAATGAACCATCTTTATAGTATCTAGGGTTTCTAGAGGGAATTCGTCTATTGCTAAATAAGCATCAGCCCCTCGATTAAATACAAAATCTCTTTGACCATCTTCCGTTAATGAAACAAATGCAAGAGTGGTCGCATGTGTTGGGTCTTTCACTAGAAAATTTGTATTTACGCCTACATCTTTTAATGTAGTTTCTAGAAAGTCTCCAAACGGATCAGCTCCTACTTTTCCGCTAAAATAAGCAGATCCGCCAAGTCGAGAGATGGTAGCACAGACATTTGCAGGTGCTCCCCCTGCTTTTTTCGTAAAGGATTGACCATCTTTCAAAGTAGTATTGACTTCGTTGCAGAAAAAATCTATTAAAAGTTCGCCAATACATAAAATGGGTACATTCATGCTAATCGTTCCTTTCTTTATTTGTATTCATTATACAATGCTTTAAAAGTCATAAAAAAATGCCCGTTTTAGAAACGGACATTTTAAGTGTGTAGTTCAGTGTTTCTAATGTAGTCCTGAAGATACCTACTCTGCATTTGGATAAATCATTGTTTTTGGATCAACGTATTGGTCAAACTGTTCTTCTGTAAGTAATCCCGATGCAATAGCAGCCTCTTTCAGGGTTGTTCCTTCTTTATGTGCTTTTTTTGCGATCTTCGCAGCATTTTCATAACCGATATGTGGGTTTAATGCGGTTACGAGCATCAATGAATTTTTTAAGTTTTGTTCAAGTACTTCTGTATTCGGCTCAATACCAATAGCGCAATGATCATTGAATGATTTCATTGCATCTCCAAGAAGACGAGCAGATTGAAGGAAGTTATAGATAATGACTGGTTTAAATACATTCAGCTCGAAATTTCCTTGGCTTGCTGCGAAAGCAATTGTCGCATCGTTTCCAACCACCTGCGTGACTACCATTGTCATGGCTTCACTTTGGGTTGGGTTCACTTTTCCTGGCATGATGGAACTTCCCGGTTCATTTTCTGGAATCGTAATTTCACCAATTCCACTTCGAGGACCACTTGCTAACCAGCGTACGTCATTAGCGATTTTCATTAAGTCTGCTGCTAGTGCTTTTAGAGCACCGTGAGCTGTAACTATTTCATCATGACTAGTTAAAGCGTGAAATTTATTTTCAGATGAAGCAAATGACTTTCCTGTAATTGTACTAATTTCCTCAGCAACCATGTCACCAAATTTAGGGTGAGCATTTATGCCGGTACCTACTGCAGTTCCTCCTATTGCTAGATCTTTTAGAAATTGAGTTGTGACTGCAATCATTTTTTCGGATTTTACAAGCATGTAATGCCACCCGCTAATTTCTTGACCAAGTGTAAGGGGAGTGGCGTCTTGTAAATGTGTACGGCCAATTTTAATAATATCTTTAAACTGATTCGACTTATCTTCTAAAGTTGCTTTTAATTGGTGAAGTCTCGGTATTAAATAATTCTCGACCATTTCGACTGCAGCGATATGTAAGGCTGTAGGGAATGTGTCATTTGAGCTTTGGGACTTGTTTACATCATCGTTTGGATGAACTCGTTCAGATGAATTTTGTTGTTCTAAAAGTTGGTTAGCACGATGAGCAATTACTTCGTTTACGTTCATATTTGTTTGCGTACCACTTCCTGTTTGCCACACGACTAGAGGGAAGTGTTCATCCCATTTACCAGCAAGAATTTCATCTGCTGCGGCCACAATCACATCTGCTTTTTCGGATGATAATTTATTGAGTTTTTTATTCGTAATTGCTGCTGCTTTTTTTAGGATTGTTAATCCACGAATTACTTCCATCGGCATTGTTTCATGTCCAATTTGGAAATTTTCTTTACTTCGTTGCGTTTGCGCACCCCAGATTTTATCGGTAGGAACACGAACCTCTCCCAGAGTATCTTTTTCAATACGGTAGTCCATCTCTACAACTCCTTTGTGTCTGTATAGGCTAATTATACCCACCAGTAAAAATTATAGTATGACATTGCCTTTGTTTATTCGTAAAAGCTGATTTTAGTCATTATTAAAATTAATAAATTTTAGCTTTTAAAGTATAAAGAAAATGGATTATTACAATGAACCAACGCTTTAATGAAATATGAAAAAATAACCATTGCATTCCTAGTGGAATACAAGGTATTATATTCTTACCGTTTTTTATAAGAATTTAAAAAGGAAGTGAAAATTTTGATATATATGATTATGACTGGATTACTTTGTGGAGCGTTATTAGGCTTTGTCATGCAAAGAGGTCGTTTCTGTTTAACTGGTGGCTTCCGCGATATGTATTTGGCGAAGGATAACCGTATGTTTTATGCGTTACTAATAGCGATTGCAGTTCAAAGTGTCGGTGTGTTTTTACTTATAGATTTAGGTGTATTTGAGTATTCTGCTGGTGCATTACCTATTCTGTCAGTGATTGTTGGTTCTTTTATTTTTGGAATTGGAATCATTTTAGCAGGGGGTTGTGCAACAGGTACTTGGTATCGTGCAGGAGAGGGCTTAATTGGTAGTTGGATTGCATTAGCTGGGTATATGTTAATGAGCACAATGATGCGTACAGGTGTATTTGGACCATTAAACCAACAAATGCAAACAAGTTCTGTACTACCAACAAATTCAATAGCAGAAACATTTGGAATTAATCACTGGTTTATTATAATTCCTTTTGTTGCTGTTGTACTATTTATCATTTATAAACAATTAACAAAACCGAAAGTAGCTATTCCTAAATTAAAAGCTAAGCATACAGGTTTAGCACATATATTATTCGAAAAGCGTTGGCATCCATTTGTAACGGCAACTTTGATTGGAATGATTGCGTTAATTGCATGGCCATTAAGTGCTGCAACTGGTCGAGTTTTTGGATTAGGAATTACAACGCCATCAGCTAATATTCTTCAGTATTTAACAACAGGCGATCAAAGCTTCTTAAACTGGGGTGTATTTTTAGTAGTTGGTATTTTTAGTGGCTCATTGATCGCAGCAAAAGCAAGCAAAGAGTTTCGTTTCAGAATGCCGGATGTGAAAACTGGAATTAATAGTTTTATTGGTGGTAATTTGATGGGATTTGGTGCGACACTTGCAGGAGGCTGTTCAATCGGAAATGGTTTGGTAATGACTGCAATGATGACTTGGCAAGGTTGGATAGGGCTAGTGTTTATGATCTTAGGTACATGGACAGCATCTTATTTTGTTTTTGTTCGACCACGACAAAAAGCAAAAGCTGCAAAACTAAAACAAGAAGTAACAACTGCTTAATAGATCTGGGAGGAATTTAAAATGCAAAAGAAATTAGAAGTATTAGGAATGGTATGTCCATTTCCGTTAATTGAAGCACAACAGGCAATAGAAGAATTAAATTCAGGCGACGAATTAGTTGTTGAATTTGATTGTACACAAGGGACAGAATCAATTCCGCGTTGGGCTGCAGAAGCTGGTCATACCGTAACAGAGTTCGAACAAACAGACGAAGCGGCATGGACAATTACTATTCGAAAAAAATAAGAAAATTATTAAACACCGCTTGTGCGTTAAGCAAAATAGACTTTGCTTACCAACAAGCGGTGTTTTTTTACGGTATTCACCTTAGGTTTCACCTCTAGTTATTAAATGATTTTTACGTAAAAATCTTGTCCGTTATAAAAACGGTCTAAGTCGTTTTTAAGTTGTTCATAGTAGTTTTTAATTGATTTGGCTAAACCTGAGTGACCATTTAGGTATGTTCCTTGTTTAATTTGTTTTCCGGGGTTATGAAAATCAAAGTACAATTTTATTTCCGGACACATATTTTCTAGAATGCTTTGGAAGTCCTGTAGAGGAATATGAAGACCTTTTGTATAGCGACATTCTCTTCTGTACGTATCGTGTGAAACATTAATTGGTGTTGACTCCACTACCATTTTCAAGTTGCTCATAAACATCATCTCCTTATGTTAGTGTTAGGTACAATGACCATTTGATATATTATAACAAAAGAATTGTTAAAAGTCAGAAAATTTAGTAAATATTTTGTAAATATTTTTAAAAAATTTTTTTGCTTGGCTATTTTGGATCGAAGAAGTTGCGACAGGTACAGTAACTGCAAAAAGTATTTAATTATTATTCCCAGGTATCTCTTTGTAGCTCTTCTGCGACAACTTGTAAATCATATGCGTTAATTTTCATAATTTCATAATTATGTTGATCAGCGTATTTTTCGGCTGTGCGTAGTACGTATTTAGGGGAGCCCTCGTTTTCTTCATCATATACGAGTAAGATAGCGTCGGTATTTTGGATAATAAATTTATCTTTTTCGATAAACTGCCAAGGTGCTTCGTAAGGGCGCTTAGTAACACTTGTCACAAAGTCTGCTTGAGATTTAATAAGATAATAGGTCTGTTGCTTTTGTTCATTCCAATTCTTTTCTTGATCAAGGAAAGGTGTAATAATTGAATACTTTAGATTAGGATATTCACGCTTCAGCTCTATAACCACTTCAGCTGCCCATGTTTCAACCCCTAATTGTCCGCTTATAACAATCCACTCAAGTCCATCATCTAAAAGTGCGCGGAATTCGTTTTCTAATGCCTTTTTAATGATAGGGATTCCGGGGTGACTATTATTGAAAATACCTAATTCATGTGGTTTATATCCTGTTACAAAAATAGTTTGAATCATTGTCTAACTCCTTTGACAAGTATTGTATGTTAACTATAACTTTTTCAGAACAGAAAAATCCACGGAGAGAAGTGATTCTTCTAGTAGGAGGATAAGGATACTACCTTAGTAAATGCTCATAATGGAGAGGGGGGATTCCAAATACCAGATAACAGTGCTCATAAAGCAAGTAAACTTGCTATAACCCCTAGCACTCACTCTGCCCATGCTAAAAAAGGTAAAAAAAAGGCTATTCAATTTGCCAAGAGGGAGTAATGGCAAACTGAATAACCTCAAAATTATATAAATAGGTTTAAATAAGCTTTAAATTCAACGTGTCTTAAGATTAATTAAGCTTCAAAAACAGATTTGATTTTTTCTAATGCCCAATCAAGCTCTTCCTTAGAGATAATTAATGGAGGAGCAAAACGAATAACAAAGTCATGTGTTTCTTTACATAATAGTCCTAATCCCATTAATTGTTCACAATACTTACGAGCTGGTTCATTTAATTCAACACCGATGAATAGACCTCTACCACGAACTTCTTTAATAGATGGGTGGTTAATTGAACGCAATTGCTCTTGGAAGTATTCACCTAATTCAAGAGAACGTTCAGTTAGGTTTTCATCTTCTAACACTTCAAGTGAAGCTAATGAAACAGCACAAGCAAGTGGGTTACCACCGAAAGTAGAACCGTGAGAACCTGGGTTTAAGACACCAAGGATATCATTGTTAGCTACTACTGCAGAAATTGGGAATACGCCACCACCAAGTGCTTTACCAAGGATGATCACATCAGGTGTTACATTCTCCCATTGATGAGCAAACATTTTTCCAGTACGTGCTAAACCAGTTTGAATTTCATCAGTAATGAATAGAACATTGTTTTCTTTACAAATTTGTTCAGCTGCTTTTAAGAATCCTTCATCCGGAATAACAATTCCAGCTTCACCTTGAATTGGTTCTACGATGAATGCAGCAGTATTAGGCGTAATGGCTTCTCTTAAAGCTTGCGCATCACCGTAAGGAATTAATTTGAAACCAGGTAAAATTGGTCCAAACCCTCGTTGATACTCTTTTTCAGAAGATAAAGAAACAGCGCCCATTGTACGTCCATGGAAATTCCCATTACAGCCAATGATTTCAGCTTTATTATCCTCAACGCCTTTTACTTCGTATGCCCAACGACGTGCCACTTTGATTGCAGATTCAACAGCTTCGGCACCAGTATTCATAGGTAATACCATGTTTTTTCCTGTCATTTGTGTTAATTTTTCATACCATGGACCAAGTTGGTCATTGTGGAATGCTCGAGATGTTAAAGTAACTTTATCTGCTTGATCTTTTAAAGCTTGAATAATTTTTGGATGACGGTGACCTTGATTAAGTGCAGAATACGCAGAAAGCATATCCATATATTTGTTACCTTCTGGATCATAAACCCAAACACCTTCACCACGTTCAACTACGATTGGTAGTGGATGATAGTTATGCGCACCAAAAGTTTCTGTTTTTTCAATTACCTTAGCTGTTTTTGTATTAGTCTTAGTCATAGTAAATTCCTCCTTAGTATTCCATTCATAAGCGACTTACTTTTACAGTGTATGACGCAAGTCTTCTCACAATATAGTTTCACCTCATCTAATGAAGAGCAACTTTCTTACTCACTATTATATAAGCAATTTATATGCCAACTTTTAAACGTGGTTAAATGAATGATTGTACATATAACGCAAAATAAGTTTGCGCAAAATTTTTTAAATTCCCACTGTTTAGCAAAAAAATTTTGCGGTATGATAGCGATAGAGGTGATGATATTTGAGTCACAAACAACAATCTGTTATGAAGAAATTATATGAAGAAATCGTAGAACGTGTTGGCGTTGGTATTCACGCTGTTGATCGCGAAGGAAAAACCATCATTTATAATAATAAAATGCGGGACATGGAAGCTATGGATAAAGAAGATGTCCTACATAAAGATGTTCGGGAAGTATTTAAGTTTCAAGAAAATCAAAGTAGTACTTTGTTAAAGTCACTAGAACATGGTGAAGAAATTGTTAATGTAAAACAAACATACTTTAATAATAAAGGTGTAGAAATTACAACGGTTAATCATACCTTCCCACTAGTAGTAGATAATAAAATTTATGCTGCTGTTGAGCTGTCAACGGACGTCACGAAAATGGAACGCCTAATGCGTCAAAAAAGAAGTCAAACTAAAACAGATTTCACATTTGAACAAATTATTGGTGATAGTAATGAAATTCGAGAGGTCATAAGCTTGGCAAAAAGGGCAACTCGAACGAATTCCAGTGTGTTAATTATTGGTGAAACCGGAACAGGGAAAGAGCTATTTGCTCAAAGTATTCATGCTGAAAGTGAGCGAGCAAATGCTCCGTTCATTACTCAAAACTGCGCGGCATTACCAGATTCATTGATTGAAGGGATATTGTTTGGAACAACAAAAGGTGCGTTTACTGGTGCAATCGATAGCCCGGGATTATTTGAACAGGCACAAGGTGGAACGTTATTATTAGATGAATTAAACTCTTTAAATATTGCACTTCAAGCAAAATTATTACGGGTTCTTCAAGAACGTAAAGTACGAAGAATTGGTGGGACGCAAGAAATAGCGATTGATGTTCGTGTTATTGCTACAGTGAACGAAGACCCGATTGATGCTGTAGCAAACAATCGTTTGCGAAAGGACTTATATTACCGTTTAGCAGTTGTTACTTTGTTTATTCCACCATTACGGGAACGGGTGGGGGATATTCCGTTATTGGTAGATGAATTTATTCAAAAGTATAACCATTTATTTAAATTAAATGTAAAAGGCGTTTCTGATGAAGTGAAGGAATTTTTCGAAACACAGAGCTGGCCGGGAAATATACGTGAGCTAGAACATGTTATTGAAGCATCGATGAACTTAATCAATTATGAACAAATTATTGAGTTTTACCACTTACCCTATCAGTATCGAAAAAAATTTGATGTCAAATTACCTGTTGTGACGCCAGATTTTGCAGTTGTTTCAACAATAGACAATCAGACAAATTTATCGGACCAGTTAGCGCATTTTGAGAAGAAATTAATTGAACATTACTTACAAATGCATAAAAATCATATTACCAATACAGCTGCTGCCCTAGGAATTAGTCGTCAAAGCTTGCAGTATCGGATGAAACGTCTTGATATTTATGTTAGATAGATTGTTAGAATCGAAATTTAGCAACCGAAGCGCGAATTTTGACGTTGCTAATTTACACTTGCAACAATACATTTTTCAAAATGGTAGGAGGTGTATTTTGTGGATTTATCGATGCATTTGCAACAAAAAATGGAGACAAAGCTGGCATTAGCACCTCAGCTCAAACAGGCGTTGGGTATTCTAAAATTCTCAATGCATGAACTAGAAAACTATATTCGAGATGAAGCAAATGCAAACCCTCTCATCGAAATTAATGAACAGCATGACAGAGACATCTTGATTGAAATGGCACGCTTACATCAAGGGGAAATATACTCGTACACTAACACAGAGGACGAATCCTTTGATCCGCTTACGCAGGTTGCGAGTAAGGAAGAATCCATAGAGCTTTCCTTAATGGAGCAACTGGCAATGCAAAAACATTTAGAACGAGTAGAAAAAGAAGTGATTCTTTACTATATTCGTAGTCTAAATGGTGACGGATATTTAGATTGTGACGTGGAGGAAGTTGCGGACTATTTTGATTTGCCCATTTCGCAATGTGAAAATTTACTAGAAATTTTTCAAAGCTTTGATCCTGCTGGGATTGGTGCTCGCAGTCTTCTAGAGTGTCTAGTGTTACAACTAAAAAGAAAAGAAGATGCCCCAAAACTATCAATCTCTTTAGTTCAAAATCATTTAGAAGATTTGGCAGAACAACGGTTTGATTATCTAGCACAACTATTTAACACCTCAGAGGAGGAAGTGTTAAGTGTACTTAGCTATATTCAAACGCTTAACCCGCATCCACTTATTGAAACAGAGACTGAAAAGACAGAGTATATTGTTCCAGATTTAATTGTTGAAGAATTTAATGGGGAGTATATTATTCAAATAAATGATCGGTATTTACCAAAGATCTCTATTAATAAGGAATATGAAGAATTGTTACGGGCTAACGCTAATCAAGAAACTAATGACTATTTAAAGAGTAAACTCTCTGACGCATTATTGTTGATGAAAGGGATTGAACAACGTCATGAAACCCTCTATAAAGTAACGAAGGTTATTTTGGATAAGCAGAAACCATTTTTGCAATCAGGAAAAAAAGCGTTGCAACCACTACGGTTAAAAGATGTGGCAAAAATTGTTGGATTACATGAATCCACTATTAGTAGAGCAATTAGTGATAAATATATACAGACCCCTCAAGGTGTATTTCCGTTAAAAGCGTTATTTATGCGTGGGGTAAAAACAGAATCTGGAACGGTTGAATCAATCATAACTATTAAAGAAAAAATTAAGGCAATTATTGAAAATGAAAATGTGAAAAAGCCGTATTCCGATCAAAAAATTGCAAACCTACTATTATTAGAAGGGATACAAATTGCAAGAAGAACCGTAGCTAAATATAGAGAAGAGCTTGGTTTTTTACAATCCACTAAAAGAGTGAGAAATAGTAGGTAGATAAGCATTAAGTGCGCAGGTTATAGTGCCTGTGCATTTTTTTACTTTTAAAAGGACGTGAACAATGGAAATCTCGTTCATATTCTTAAAAGGGGGTTGGGACAGTGTGCTGGCGCGGGTTCTTGATTTGGTTCCAATCATTATTATTGCATTACTGTTATGTGTAATTTTAGTCAGCAGAAAAAAAGCGGAGAGTCCTGTCTTATTGTTCTAGGAAATCTTTAAGTATATGAAAAAGAATGAAGGCCTTTTTGTATAGAGGGGTTTAATCACTTATAAATAGTAGACAGGAGGTAATAAATAAAATAAAGAATAATTTATATTTATTGTTGACGTTGTACTGTAATAAGTGATATTATTATCTAGCTGTCGCGAATAACTTATATATTTTGATGAATTTTAAAAATATATTTGACAACATTAAAGTTATAGCGATATAATGAAATTCCTGTCGCATAGATATAGTGTTGGTTATTGTAAAATAGTTATTGACAAACGTTTTACTATTTTGTATAATTTAATTCCTGTCTGTAAAACGATAGTGAAAATGAACCTTGAAAACTGAACAACAAAACGTTAATGAAATAATCGTTTCTTTTAATTAAGAAACAAAAATTTTGGACATCAAAATTGATGCCAGCTAAAATTTGAGCTTTATCAAATTTTCTTTTATGGAGAGTTTGATCCTGGCTCAGGACGAACGCTGGCGGCGTGCCTAATACATGCAAGTCGAGCGAACTTGCGGGAGCTTGCTCCCAAAAGTTA
Coding sequences:
- a CDS encoding carbohydrate kinase — protein: MNVPILCIGELLIDFFCNEVNTTLKDGQSFTKKAGGAPANVCATISRLGGSAYFSGKVGADPFGDFLETTLKDVGVNTNFLVKDPTHATTLAFVSLTEDGQRDFVFNRGADAYLAIDEFPLETLDTIKMVHFGSATALLPGTFQHTYFEVLKVAKQKNCFISFDPNFRSDLWKGKERDFVELTLQCIAYCDFLKVSEEELMLLTNESDLNKATTQLHLVGAKFIAVTLSKNGTYFSNREHTLLIESISIKAIDSTGAGDAFVGAALLQLSSLSNPHNATLSQWKDIIQFSNKVGAIVCEKMGAIESLPTLDEVLKR
- the fumC gene encoding class II fumarate hydratase, whose protein sequence is MDYRIEKDTLGEVRVPTDKIWGAQTQRSKENFQIGHETMPMEVIRGLTILKKAAAITNKKLNKLSSEKADVIVAAADEILAGKWDEHFPLVVWQTGSGTQTNMNVNEVIAHRANQLLEQQNSSERVHPNDDVNKSQSSNDTFPTALHIAAVEMVENYLIPRLHQLKATLEDKSNQFKDIIKIGRTHLQDATPLTLGQEISGWHYMLVKSEKMIAVTTQFLKDLAIGGTAVGTGINAHPKFGDMVAEEISTITGKSFASSENKFHALTSHDEIVTAHGALKALAADLMKIANDVRWLASGPRSGIGEITIPENEPGSSIMPGKVNPTQSEAMTMVVTQVVGNDATIAFAASQGNFELNVFKPVIIYNFLQSARLLGDAMKSFNDHCAIGIEPNTEVLEQNLKNSLMLVTALNPHIGYENAAKIAKKAHKEGTTLKEAAIASGLLTEEQFDQYVDPKTMIYPNAE
- a CDS encoding YeeE/YedE family protein; protein product: MIMTGLLCGALLGFVMQRGRFCLTGGFRDMYLAKDNRMFYALLIAIAVQSVGVFLLIDLGVFEYSAGALPILSVIVGSFIFGIGIILAGGCATGTWYRAGEGLIGSWIALAGYMLMSTMMRTGVFGPLNQQMQTSSVLPTNSIAETFGINHWFIIIPFVAVVLFIIYKQLTKPKVAIPKLKAKHTGLAHILFEKRWHPFVTATLIGMIALIAWPLSAATGRVFGLGITTPSANILQYLTTGDQSFLNWGVFLVVGIFSGSLIAAKASKEFRFRMPDVKTGINSFIGGNLMGFGATLAGGCSIGNGLVMTAMMTWQGWIGLVFMILGTWTASYFVFVRPRQKAKAAKLKQEVTTA
- a CDS encoding sulfurtransferase TusA family protein — its product is MQKKLEVLGMVCPFPLIEAQQAIEELNSGDELVVEFDCTQGTESIPRWAAEAGHTVTEFEQTDEAAWTITIRKK
- a CDS encoding DUF1273 domain-containing protein; its protein translation is MIQTIFVTGYKPHELGIFNNSHPGIPIIKKALENEFRALLDDGLEWIVISGQLGVETWAAEVVIELKREYPNLKYSIITPFLDQEKNWNEQKQQTYYLIKSQADFVTSVTKRPYEAPWQFIEKDKFIIQNTDAILLVYDEENEGSPKYVLRTAEKYADQHNYEIMKINAYDLQVVAEELQRDTWE
- a CDS encoding ornithine--oxo-acid transaminase is translated as MTKTNTKTAKVIEKTETFGAHNYHPLPIVVERGEGVWVYDPEGNKYMDMLSAYSALNQGHRHPKIIQALKDQADKVTLTSRAFHNDQLGPWYEKLTQMTGKNMVLPMNTGAEAVESAIKVARRWAYEVKGVEDNKAEIIGCNGNFHGRTMGAVSLSSEKEYQRGFGPILPGFKLIPYGDAQALREAITPNTAAFIVEPIQGEAGIVIPDEGFLKAAEQICKENNVLFITDEIQTGLARTGKMFAHQWENVTPDVIILGKALGGGVFPISAVVANNDILGVLNPGSHGSTFGGNPLACAVSLASLEVLEDENLTERSLELGEYFQEQLRSINHPSIKEVRGRGLFIGVELNEPARKYCEQLMGLGLLCKETHDFVIRFAPPLIISKEELDWALEKIKSVFEA
- a CDS encoding sigma 54-interacting transcriptional regulator, which produces MKKLYEEIVERVGVGIHAVDREGKTIIYNNKMRDMEAMDKEDVLHKDVREVFKFQENQSSTLLKSLEHGEEIVNVKQTYFNNKGVEITTVNHTFPLVVDNKIYAAVELSTDVTKMERLMRQKRSQTKTDFTFEQIIGDSNEIREVISLAKRATRTNSSVLIIGETGTGKELFAQSIHAESERANAPFITQNCAALPDSLIEGILFGTTKGAFTGAIDSPGLFEQAQGGTLLLDELNSLNIALQAKLLRVLQERKVRRIGGTQEIAIDVRVIATVNEDPIDAVANNRLRKDLYYRLAVVTLFIPPLRERVGDIPLLVDEFIQKYNHLFKLNVKGVSDEVKEFFETQSWPGNIRELEHVIEASMNLINYEQIIEFYHLPYQYRKKFDVKLPVVTPDFAVVSTIDNQTNLSDQLAHFEKKLIEHYLQMHKNHITNTAAALGISRQSLQYRMKRLDIYVR
- the rpoN gene encoding RNA polymerase factor sigma-54; amino-acid sequence: MDLSMHLQQKMETKLALAPQLKQALGILKFSMHELENYIRDEANANPLIEINEQHDRDILIEMARLHQGEIYSYTNTEDESFDPLTQVASKEESIELSLMEQLAMQKHLERVEKEVILYYIRSLNGDGYLDCDVEEVADYFDLPISQCENLLEIFQSFDPAGIGARSLLECLVLQLKRKEDAPKLSISLVQNHLEDLAEQRFDYLAQLFNTSEEEVLSVLSYIQTLNPHPLIETETEKTEYIVPDLIVEEFNGEYIIQINDRYLPKISINKEYEELLRANANQETNDYLKSKLSDALLLMKGIEQRHETLYKVTKVILDKQKPFLQSGKKALQPLRLKDVAKIVGLHESTISRAISDKYIQTPQGVFPLKALFMRGVKTESGTVESIITIKEKIKAIIENENVKKPYSDQKIANLLLLEGIQIARRTVAKYREELGFLQSTKRVRNSR